A genomic segment from Paenibacillus sp. encodes:
- a CDS encoding luciferase family protein, translating into MTKANGTALIDTVRSWPGVELRPHRFGGTEFVLNGKEIGHIHGVSLVDSILPKHACDEAIRLGKAVPHHVLPESNWVSVHLRSETDVQHALELLRYKYDLLISSEA; encoded by the coding sequence ATGACGAAAGCGAACGGAACGGCGCTGATCGATACGGTTCGTTCCTGGCCCGGCGTGGAGCTGCGACCGCACCGGTTCGGCGGAACGGAATTCGTCTTGAACGGGAAGGAGATCGGCCATATTCACGGCGTGTCTTTGGTCGATTCTATCCTGCCGAAACATGCGTGCGACGAAGCGATCAGGCTCGGCAAAGCGGTGCCGCACCACGTTCTGCCGGAATCGAACTGGGTCTCGGTTCATCTGCGTTCGGAGACGGACGTTCAACACGCGCTTGAGCTGCTTCGTTACAAGTATGATCTGTTGATTTCTTCGGAGGCATAG
- a CDS encoding VOC family protein, with the protein MNIIITSLFVQDQDKALQFYTETLGFVKKHDVPMGKFRWITLVSPENQEGTELLLEPNDHPAAKEYQKKIFSDGIPATMFGVADLHKEYNRLLESGVRFTIQPTTMGEFTIAVFDDTCGNLIQLIQK; encoded by the coding sequence TTGAACATTATTATTACGAGTTTATTCGTTCAAGATCAAGACAAGGCATTGCAGTTTTATACGGAAACGCTGGGTTTTGTAAAGAAGCATGACGTTCCTATGGGGAAATTTAGGTGGATTACGTTGGTTTCTCCCGAAAACCAAGAAGGTACCGAGTTGTTGCTCGAACCGAATGACCATCCGGCCGCCAAAGAGTATCAAAAGAAAATTTTTTCCGACGGCATCCCCGCAACGATGTTCGGCGTCGCAGATCTCCATAAAGAATACAATCGATTACTGGAAAGCGGCGTAAGATTTACCATACAGCCAACCACAATGGGCGAATTCACGATAGCGGTTTTCGACGATACGTGCGGGAATCTCATTCAGCTCATACAGAAGTAA
- a CDS encoding MarR family transcriptional regulator, with translation MEKLDVNAISIATNIYRIAQGLRNKMEREVLSSHGLSWTAFSILYDLWIWKSMETRKLAESAGVSKATISNITNTLERKGFCFRKQDSQDKRLTFVTITDKGVIAMEELYPLFHKGEVELVSMLSADERTFMSGLLRIVVRENGFDKTE, from the coding sequence ATGGAGAAGCTCGACGTTAATGCGATTTCCATAGCGACAAACATCTATAGAATAGCTCAAGGTCTAAGGAACAAGATGGAGCGCGAGGTACTTTCAAGCCATGGACTGTCATGGACAGCGTTTTCCATACTTTATGACCTTTGGATATGGAAGTCTATGGAGACAAGGAAGCTAGCGGAGTCGGCCGGAGTTTCGAAAGCGACGATCAGCAACATTACGAACACGCTGGAGCGGAAAGGGTTTTGTTTCAGAAAGCAAGACAGTCAGGACAAAAGATTAACTTTCGTAACGATAACCGACAAAGGCGTCATTGCCATGGAGGAACTTTACCCGTTGTTCCACAAAGGCGAAGTGGAATTAGTCTCCATGCTTAGCGCCGACGAACGAACATTTATGTCCGGCTTGCTTCGGATCGTCGTTCGGGAAAATGGTTTCGATAAAACCGAATAG
- a CDS encoding PAS domain S-box protein, with protein sequence MTNKKSLQFQHELFDRLVEQVPTGILLVSFDGTITKINASAARLLGYSPHELLHRHLKEMVCPLDLQVHQQHVEQVQEATPHDKPHMLRLIHREGHPIWVLVNVSVMNGCGGESCFLYNLMDISAHLLYEQQYRLLTEHSVDVITRHKPDGSYTFVSASCKSHLGYEPDEMRSIFPYDIFHPEDIPLIMESHGNILKDLQMTNCVYRILHKDGIYVWFESVGKAIKNEKGEVTELLLFSRNISDRMQTEQLLRKAEQLSVLGELAAGIAHEIRNPLTTIKGFISLMKESSSGKYSQYHDILLSEIERIEEITNEFLMVAKPQAVSFQKADIVSLVKAASKLLEPQATLNNVQIEVKTDFDPEYIYGEGNHLKQAFTNIIKNAIEALPDGGTVRIKLSRTNDGQAVITINDDGCGIPADRLAHLGEPFYSLKGKGTGLGLMICFKIVKEHNGTIQIESRVNEGTTVTVKLPIQQ encoded by the coding sequence TTGACTAACAAAAAGAGCCTACAGTTCCAGCACGAGCTTTTTGACCGTCTTGTCGAGCAGGTTCCTACAGGGATTCTCTTGGTGTCATTCGATGGAACGATTACGAAAATCAACGCATCGGCCGCCCGGTTGCTCGGATATTCCCCCCACGAATTACTTCATCGCCATCTTAAAGAGATGGTATGTCCCCTTGATCTGCAGGTCCATCAACAGCATGTCGAACAAGTGCAAGAGGCAACGCCCCACGACAAACCGCATATGCTTCGCCTGATCCACAGGGAAGGTCATCCCATTTGGGTATTGGTGAATGTTTCCGTAATGAACGGATGCGGCGGGGAGTCGTGCTTTCTTTACAATTTGATGGACATCAGCGCCCATTTGCTTTACGAACAACAGTACCGTTTGTTGACCGAGCATTCGGTCGATGTAATCACTCGCCACAAACCGGATGGAAGCTATACATTTGTAAGCGCTTCATGCAAGTCGCATCTTGGGTACGAGCCGGATGAAATGCGGTCGATATTCCCTTATGATATCTTTCACCCCGAAGATATCCCGCTTATTATGGAGAGCCACGGAAATATACTCAAGGACCTCCAAATGACCAATTGCGTGTATCGAATTCTCCATAAAGACGGCATCTATGTTTGGTTCGAATCGGTAGGGAAGGCGATTAAGAACGAGAAAGGGGAAGTTACGGAGCTGCTTTTGTTCTCTCGTAACATATCCGACCGCATGCAAACGGAACAGCTGCTGCGCAAAGCCGAACAGCTGTCCGTTCTTGGGGAACTGGCCGCGGGCATCGCCCACGAAATCCGAAACCCTCTGACCACGATCAAAGGCTTCATCTCCTTGATGAAAGAGTCGAGCTCCGGAAAGTACAGCCAGTATCATGATATTCTGCTCAGCGAGATCGAACGGATCGAAGAGATTACCAATGAATTTTTGATGGTCGCGAAGCCGCAGGCGGTATCCTTCCAAAAAGCCGATATCGTAAGCCTCGTGAAAGCCGCCTCGAAGCTGCTGGAACCGCAGGCGACCTTGAACAATGTGCAAATCGAGGTGAAAACCGATTTCGATCCGGAATACATCTACGGTGAAGGGAATCATTTGAAGCAGGCGTTTACCAATATTATTAAAAATGCTATTGAAGCTCTGCCAGACGGCGGAACGGTTCGCATCAAGCTGTCTCGAACGAACGATGGCCAAGCGGTTATTACGATAAACGACGACGGATGCGGGATTCCTGCGGATCGGCTGGCACATCTTGGAGAGCCGTTCTATAGTCTCAAGGGGAAAGGCACGGGGCTCGGTCTTATGATTTGTTTTAAGATCGTCAAGGAGCACAATGGCACGATTCAGATCGAGAGCCGAGTCAACGAGGGGACGACGGTTACCGTTAAGCTTCCTATTCAACAATGA
- a CDS encoding metalloregulator ArsR/SmtB family transcription factor: protein MSDVCDVFCYDEEKVSRLKQELASYDTLGMTKIFKALADDTRAKIALMLCRTDELCVCDVANIIGTTIPNASHHLRLLRNLGLAKYRKEGKLVFYSLDDEHVKQLIWMALQHSMENKILV from the coding sequence ATGAGCGACGTTTGCGATGTGTTTTGTTACGACGAGGAGAAGGTCTCCCGGCTGAAGCAGGAACTAGCCTCTTACGATACGCTTGGGATGACGAAGATTTTTAAGGCCTTAGCGGATGATACGCGCGCGAAAATCGCACTTATGCTCTGTCGAACGGATGAGCTGTGCGTCTGCGATGTTGCGAACATCATCGGGACGACGATCCCGAATGCATCGCATCATTTGCGATTGCTGCGGAACCTCGGCCTCGCGAAGTATCGAAAGGAAGGCAAGCTCGTTTTTTACTCTTTGGATGACGAACATGTCAAACAACTGATATGGATGGCTTTACAGCATAGCATGGAAAACAAAATACTCGTGTAA
- a CDS encoding metalloregulator ArsR/SmtB family transcription factor, with the protein MTKDRDVIFKALADSTRRLMLDELCERNEMTLYELSVRLIMKHDIPITRQAIAKHLALLEDAGLVKSVKKGKFRILRFNNEPLKNLLNGWIE; encoded by the coding sequence ATGACGAAGGATAGAGATGTTATATTCAAAGCGCTTGCCGACTCGACGCGGCGGCTTATGTTAGACGAATTATGCGAACGCAACGAGATGACGCTGTATGAGCTTTCGGTGCGTCTCATTATGAAGCACGACATTCCCATCACGCGTCAGGCGATCGCAAAGCATCTTGCCCTCTTGGAAGATGCAGGGCTCGTCAAGTCCGTAAAGAAGGGGAAGTTTCGAATTTTACGATTCAACAACGAACCGCTTAAAAATTTGCTGAACGGATGGATTGAGTAA
- a CDS encoding MFS transporter, whose amino-acid sequence MEISSKELAGRRIMHVMLITAVFSAMSVLTFNIVLPELRAEFRINLAQASWLSSGYLLVYALGSVFYGKLANRYRLKNLVTFGLIAFAVGSLIGFASTSFWQALAGRLLQAAGAAVVPAAAMLIPIRYFPPERRGGAMSMTAAGLALGTALGPVAAALLLAVLDWRWLFVPPVFVLALVPFFRKYVNDEPDPNPGKLDWTGGALLAATVALALLGATYLSEWLFAAAGLMLCLLVWRLSTASEPFVQPVLFRNRSFSSGLAMAALISCVSSGMALLPPVLLADVYGLGSEWIGFALVPAATVSFALSRTGGKLADRRGNASLYTLASGLIMFCSALLAAFSGAAPVWTIPLFLIFGNVGQTFIQVAISNSLSKTLPKEQAGIGMGLFSMTIFIAGGMAAIVYGLLLEMDAPGWSPLAAGANAGMYANVFLGFLIVHAGLLAFYRMRFDPSRRSEPRLLAVRR is encoded by the coding sequence ATGGAGATTTCATCCAAAGAACTTGCCGGCCGCCGCATTATGCACGTCATGCTGATCACCGCCGTCTTCAGCGCGATGAGCGTGCTCACGTTTAATATCGTACTGCCGGAACTGAGAGCGGAATTTCGGATCAACTTGGCGCAGGCGAGTTGGCTTTCTTCCGGCTATCTTCTCGTATATGCGCTCGGAAGCGTCTTTTATGGAAAACTGGCGAATCGATACCGACTGAAAAATTTGGTAACCTTCGGGCTGATCGCCTTCGCCGTCGGCTCGCTGATCGGCTTCGCGTCGACGTCGTTCTGGCAGGCGTTGGCCGGCCGTCTCTTGCAGGCGGCAGGCGCGGCGGTCGTTCCGGCGGCGGCGATGCTTATTCCGATCCGTTACTTTCCGCCGGAGCGGCGGGGCGGGGCGATGAGCATGACCGCCGCCGGTTTGGCGCTCGGCACCGCGCTCGGACCCGTCGCGGCCGCGCTGCTGCTCGCCGTCTTGGATTGGCGCTGGCTGTTCGTTCCGCCCGTCTTCGTTCTGGCATTGGTGCCGTTTTTCCGAAAATACGTGAACGACGAGCCCGACCCGAATCCCGGGAAGCTCGATTGGACCGGCGGCGCACTGCTTGCCGCTACGGTCGCGCTCGCGCTGCTCGGCGCAACCTATTTGTCGGAATGGCTGTTCGCGGCGGCGGGCTTGATGCTTTGCCTGCTTGTTTGGAGGCTTTCGACCGCGTCCGAACCGTTCGTGCAGCCGGTATTGTTTCGGAACCGGAGCTTCTCGAGCGGATTGGCGATGGCAGCCCTGATTTCCTGCGTCTCGAGCGGCATGGCGTTGCTGCCTCCGGTGCTGCTCGCCGACGTCTACGGACTCGGGTCCGAATGGATCGGTTTTGCGCTCGTACCGGCCGCCACCGTTTCGTTCGCGCTGAGCCGCACGGGCGGGAAGCTGGCGGACCGGAGAGGGAACGCCAGCCTGTACACGCTCGCCTCCGGGTTGATCATGTTCTGTTCCGCACTGCTCGCTGCGTTTTCCGGCGCGGCGCCCGTTTGGACGATTCCGCTGTTTCTGATTTTCGGCAACGTCGGCCAAACGTTCATCCAAGTCGCCATCTCCAATTCGTTGTCCAAGACGCTGCCGAAAGAGCAGGCCGGCATCGGCATGGGGCTGTTTTCTATGACTATCTTTATCGCCGGCGGTATGGCCGCGATCGTTTACGGATTGCTGCTCGAGATGGATGCACCCGGATGGAGTCCGCTCGCTGCGGGCGCGAACGCCGGGATGTACGCCAACGTATTTTTAGGCTTCCTAATTGTACACGCAGGACTGCTGGCGTTCTACCGAATGCGGTTCGATCCGAGCAGACGTTCCGAGCCTCGGCTGTTGGCCGTAAGGAGGTAA
- a CDS encoding TetR/AcrR family transcriptional regulator: MAAIDLIAEQGYDGTTTKEIAAAAGVSEVTLFRHFGSKQALLVAAFERYHYAGEMTKLFNERLTWDVRTDLILIGRTYHAIMNRNRKLINIAQKGGSRLPEEVREQASQHPVQLKKLLTNYFGTLLEQGKIAPIDPEMTAMSFMWMNLGAFSSNLLKSSNSDVTLDTFIEHSVDLFARALSP, from the coding sequence TTGGCGGCGATTGACCTGATCGCGGAACAGGGGTACGACGGTACGACGACGAAGGAGATCGCCGCGGCGGCCGGAGTGAGCGAAGTGACGCTGTTTCGGCATTTCGGCAGCAAACAGGCGCTGCTCGTCGCAGCGTTCGAACGGTATCATTACGCCGGCGAAATGACGAAGCTGTTCAACGAGCGCCTAACGTGGGACGTTCGGACGGATTTGATTTTGATCGGCCGGACGTATCATGCGATCATGAACCGGAACCGGAAGCTGATCAACATCGCGCAAAAGGGCGGCAGCCGGCTGCCCGAGGAAGTGCGCGAGCAAGCTTCGCAGCATCCGGTCCAGCTGAAGAAGCTGCTGACGAACTACTTCGGGACGCTCCTCGAACAAGGGAAAATCGCCCCGATCGATCCGGAAATGACGGCCATGTCGTTCATGTGGATGAACTTAGGGGCGTTCAGCAGCAACTTATTGAAGTCGTCGAACTCGGACGTTACGCTCGATACGTTTATCGAGCATAGCGTCGATCTTTTCGCTAGGGCGCTGTCTCCCTAG
- a CDS encoding heavy metal translocating P-type ATPase → MSREDRKDSCCGAPSTAAGSRSTYKSLDFTLVPPSPKADEKQASSCCSGDEAGIQTAEGNNAGTPCCAAGKKETGGQQRTYTITGMDCPSCANTIVKGLKNVPAIQDVTVNFNTSKMQVYADDAAAFDRIPGEVKKLGFAAEEVRTAGSALQFYEIEGMDCGSCALTIENHLKKLPNVKQVEVNFSTGKMRIEHDDSIEDIVKEVAKIGYKATPASRKRKTATEGRANSSGNALITLSGVTLLLGFVGSFTGVSPTVTTFLYLVSMIAGGYKPVKSAYYALKSRSLDMNVLMSAAAIGAALIGEWFEGATVVWLFGVGNVLQNRSIDKTRESIRKLMDLTPPEAWVQKPEGLVRVPVEDVAVGQTVVVKPGERIPLDGEVRKGTSTVNQAPITGESIPVDKQQGDFVYAGTINEEGSLEIRVTKLVEDTTVAKIIQLVEEAQEKKAPTEAFVDRFASIYTPVVFLVALLVIGFPPLLGWGTRAEWFYRGLELLVVACPCALVISTPVAIVSAIGNAAKNGVLIKGGAFLEIAGKIDAIAFDKTGTLTEGKPKVTFVEAYGVPEQTVLSIARTLEEQSKHPIAQAIVQHAVRKSIPMREGEGFRAIVGKGVQATIDGTEYFAGNLKLFQEMNVPIGPVLAKSAQLQNEGNSLVLVGTRDSLIGMIAVADTIRGVTVDAVSKLKGAGVRELIMLTGDNEGTAKNISSQAGVTRYFADLLPEQKVDAVKQMQQEGYKVAMVGDGINDAPALATADLGIAMGGAGTDTAMETADIVLMADNLEKLPHTIRLSRQATTIIKQNIVFSLVVKFIALALIFPGWLTLWLAVLSDTGAAILVILNSMRLLALKEK, encoded by the coding sequence ATGAGTCGCGAAGATCGAAAGGATTCATGTTGCGGCGCTCCGAGTACAGCGGCTGGCAGCAGATCTACCTATAAAAGTTTGGATTTCACATTGGTTCCTCCATCCCCAAAAGCAGACGAGAAACAGGCATCCTCTTGTTGCTCGGGTGACGAAGCCGGCATTCAAACTGCGGAGGGGAATAATGCGGGAACCCCCTGTTGCGCTGCGGGGAAGAAAGAAACCGGCGGGCAGCAGAGAACTTACACCATCACCGGCATGGACTGCCCATCCTGTGCCAATACCATCGTGAAAGGGCTAAAGAACGTTCCCGCCATCCAAGACGTAACCGTAAATTTTAACACTTCGAAAATGCAGGTATACGCCGACGACGCGGCTGCGTTCGATCGGATTCCGGGAGAAGTGAAGAAATTAGGTTTTGCGGCGGAAGAGGTGCGGACGGCTGGATCGGCCTTGCAGTTCTACGAGATCGAAGGGATGGACTGCGGCTCTTGCGCACTCACCATTGAAAATCATCTGAAGAAACTGCCGAACGTAAAACAGGTCGAGGTCAACTTCTCGACGGGGAAAATGCGCATCGAGCACGATGACTCGATCGAGGATATTGTCAAAGAAGTTGCCAAAATCGGCTACAAAGCAACGCCCGCCTCTAGGAAACGGAAAACGGCGACGGAAGGGAGGGCGAACTCCTCCGGGAATGCGTTAATTACGTTGTCCGGCGTTACGCTGCTTCTGGGCTTCGTCGGATCGTTCACCGGCGTCTCTCCAACCGTTACGACATTCCTGTATTTGGTTTCCATGATCGCAGGGGGGTATAAGCCGGTAAAGAGCGCCTATTATGCACTGAAGAGCCGTTCCTTGGATATGAACGTCTTGATGAGCGCTGCGGCGATCGGGGCGGCACTGATCGGAGAATGGTTCGAGGGCGCTACAGTCGTATGGTTATTCGGAGTCGGCAACGTGCTGCAGAACCGATCGATCGATAAAACGAGAGAGTCCATCCGGAAGTTAATGGATTTGACGCCGCCGGAAGCTTGGGTGCAAAAGCCTGAGGGATTGGTGCGCGTCCCGGTGGAGGATGTCGCCGTCGGCCAGACGGTCGTCGTAAAGCCTGGGGAACGAATCCCGCTGGATGGGGAAGTGAGGAAAGGAACTTCCACCGTAAACCAAGCGCCCATCACGGGAGAGTCCATTCCCGTCGACAAGCAACAAGGCGACTTCGTTTACGCAGGCACGATTAACGAAGAGGGTTCGTTAGAAATCCGCGTGACGAAGTTAGTCGAAGATACAACGGTCGCAAAAATCATTCAGCTTGTTGAAGAAGCGCAGGAGAAGAAGGCGCCAACGGAGGCGTTCGTCGATCGGTTTGCGTCAATTTATACTCCAGTCGTCTTTCTTGTCGCGCTGCTTGTGATCGGGTTTCCTCCATTGCTCGGCTGGGGGACGCGGGCGGAATGGTTTTATCGCGGATTAGAGCTTCTTGTCGTTGCCTGTCCATGCGCTCTCGTGATTTCTACGCCTGTAGCGATCGTATCGGCGATCGGCAACGCCGCCAAAAACGGCGTTTTGATCAAAGGCGGCGCCTTCCTCGAAATCGCAGGGAAGATCGATGCGATCGCGTTCGATAAGACGGGAACGTTAACGGAAGGCAAGCCGAAAGTGACCTTCGTTGAAGCGTATGGCGTGCCGGAGCAAACGGTTTTGTCGATCGCGCGGACGTTAGAGGAGCAATCGAAGCATCCGATCGCGCAAGCGATTGTACAGCATGCTGTTCGGAAAAGCATTCCGATGCGGGAAGGAGAAGGATTCCGAGCCATTGTCGGGAAAGGCGTACAAGCGACGATCGACGGAACGGAATACTTCGCCGGCAATTTGAAGCTGTTCCAAGAAATGAACGTACCGATCGGTCCCGTTCTGGCGAAATCAGCGCAGCTTCAGAACGAAGGGAATTCGCTGGTGCTGGTCGGCACCCGTGATTCGCTGATCGGCATGATCGCCGTTGCGGATACCATCCGCGGCGTTACGGTTGACGCGGTGTCGAAGCTGAAAGGGGCGGGCGTCCGAGAGCTTATTATGCTGACCGGCGATAATGAAGGGACCGCGAAGAACATTTCTTCGCAGGCCGGGGTTACCCGTTATTTCGCCGATTTGCTCCCGGAGCAAAAGGTGGACGCCGTAAAGCAAATGCAGCAAGAAGGCTATAAGGTCGCTATGGTCGGCGATGGAATTAACGACGCTCCTGCACTCGCGACGGCCGATCTCGGAATTGCGATGGGAGGAGCGGGAACCGATACCGCGATGGAGACCGCCGATATCGTCCTTATGGCCGATAATCTGGAGAAGCTGCCGCATACGATCCGTCTGAGTCGGCAAGCCACGACCATTATTAAGCAAAACATCGTATTCTCTCTGGTCGTCAAATTCATTGCCTTGGCGTTGATTTTCCCGGGTTGGCTTACGCTGTGGCTCGCTGTATTAAGCGACACAGGGGCCGCGATCCTCGTCATCCTGAACAGCATGAGGCTGCTTGCGTTAAAAGAAAAGTAG
- a CDS encoding NAD(P)/FAD-dependent oxidoreductase, with amino-acid sequence MTKIRRVDVLVIGGGQAGLAVGYYLKQMQRDFLILDRGRRTGETWRTRYDSLKLFTPRWFSSLPGLPLNGDREGYALKDEIANYLALYSETFALPILHQTEVTCLTRVEEGWFIVETNRGTMAANRIIVATGPFQNPSIPPFSKQLPGNIVQLHSSEYRNPDELQAGNAIVVGGGNSGAQIAVELSFAGKSTAISIGHHVKFLPITFLGKSIFHWMGKAGIYTCAADSPFGKWLRKQPDPIFGFELKRSIRQSLIQSYPRVVGVEGESLVFHDGRKRTFQNIIWATGFASDYGWIQIAGARDEGGKPLHFRGVSPIPGLYFLGLPWQRNRSSALLGGVGEDARYIVHYM; translated from the coding sequence ATGACGAAGATTCGCCGTGTAGATGTTCTCGTCATTGGCGGAGGACAAGCCGGACTGGCTGTCGGGTATTATCTGAAACAAATGCAAAGGGATTTTCTTATATTGGACCGAGGACGCCGGACAGGGGAAACGTGGAGGACTCGATACGATTCATTAAAGTTGTTCACGCCGCGGTGGTTCAGCAGTCTTCCGGGGTTGCCGCTTAACGGAGATCGGGAAGGGTATGCCCTGAAGGATGAAATTGCGAATTATTTAGCATTATACAGTGAAACATTCGCACTTCCGATCCTGCACCAAACCGAAGTCACCTGCTTGACCCGCGTTGAAGAAGGGTGGTTTATCGTAGAGACCAATCGCGGAACGATGGCCGCGAATCGGATCATTGTGGCCACAGGTCCTTTTCAAAACCCTTCGATTCCACCGTTCTCGAAGCAACTTCCCGGGAACATCGTGCAGCTGCACTCCTCGGAGTATCGGAACCCTGATGAACTCCAAGCAGGAAACGCGATTGTCGTCGGCGGAGGAAATTCCGGCGCTCAAATTGCAGTGGAGCTTTCGTTTGCAGGTAAATCTACAGCTATATCGATCGGCCATCATGTAAAATTCCTTCCGATTACTTTCCTGGGAAAGAGCATTTTTCATTGGATGGGGAAGGCCGGAATTTATACGTGTGCAGCGGATTCTCCGTTCGGGAAATGGCTTCGAAAACAGCCGGACCCCATCTTCGGGTTCGAATTGAAAAGATCCATTCGTCAAAGCTTGATCCAATCCTACCCAAGAGTTGTCGGGGTTGAGGGGGAATCGCTCGTGTTTCATGACGGCCGGAAACGTACATTCCAAAATATTATTTGGGCTACGGGGTTCGCGTCGGATTACGGTTGGATACAAATTGCCGGAGCAAGAGATGAGGGTGGAAAACCCCTTCATTTTCGAGGAGTAAGCCCCATCCCAGGGTTATATTTTCTGGGCCTTCCGTGGCAGCGGAACCGGAGTTCCGCTCTCCTAGGCGGGGTGGGTGAGGATGCACGATACATCGTTCACTATATGTAG
- the tyrS gene encoding tyrosine--tRNA ligase: protein MRNLLEQLTDEQLAEVKRQLDMYTQGVEDIIPTEELEWKIAKSVSENRPLRIKLGLDPSAPDVHLGHTVVLKKLKQFQDNGHLIQLIIGDFTGKIGDPTGKSTARTQLTDEEVKHNAKTYFEQFGKIIDMDRVELHYNSKWLSSLQFEDVLRLAGKITVARLMERDDFEERIALGKPISLHEFFYPVMQGYDSVVLESDIELGGTDQHFNILMGRHFQERFGKEKQVALLMPLLEGLDGVEKMSKSKKNYIGIDEEPKAMYGKTMSVPDHLMLKYFELVTDLTAAEVQTIKTNIETGKLHPRDAKMMLAKTIVTMYCGAVEAEKAEQDFVTVFQQGGTPEFVPAMKWGKREAPLLDALVELNLLKSKSEARRMIEHRGVRVNGEIVTDLQFRLNAVDEPLLQVGKRVFVRLAP from the coding sequence GTGAGAAATCTTCTCGAGCAACTGACGGATGAACAATTGGCCGAAGTAAAGAGACAACTGGATATGTACACGCAAGGGGTAGAAGACATTATTCCAACGGAAGAATTAGAATGGAAAATTGCGAAATCCGTTTCGGAAAACCGTCCGTTACGAATTAAACTCGGATTGGACCCGTCCGCCCCCGACGTGCATCTGGGACACACAGTCGTACTGAAAAAATTGAAGCAATTTCAGGACAATGGCCATTTGATCCAATTGATCATTGGCGATTTCACGGGGAAAATCGGCGATCCGACAGGCAAAAGCACGGCCCGGACGCAATTGACGGACGAAGAGGTAAAGCATAATGCTAAAACGTACTTCGAGCAATTCGGCAAAATTATCGATATGGATCGAGTCGAGCTTCACTACAACTCAAAGTGGTTGTCGTCCCTGCAGTTTGAAGATGTGCTTCGGTTAGCAGGGAAAATTACAGTGGCAAGACTGATGGAACGTGACGATTTTGAAGAACGCATTGCTTTAGGGAAGCCCATCTCCTTGCATGAATTTTTCTACCCTGTTATGCAAGGGTACGACTCTGTCGTATTGGAAAGCGACATTGAGCTGGGAGGAACCGACCAACACTTTAATATTTTGATGGGCAGACATTTCCAAGAGCGTTTCGGGAAAGAGAAACAGGTCGCGCTGCTCATGCCGCTCTTGGAAGGACTTGACGGAGTAGAGAAGATGTCGAAGTCCAAGAAAAATTACATCGGCATCGACGAAGAACCGAAGGCGATGTACGGAAAAACAATGTCCGTTCCCGATCACCTGATGTTGAAGTATTTTGAATTGGTTACGGACTTGACCGCTGCCGAAGTGCAAACCATTAAGACGAATATAGAAACGGGAAAGTTACACCCAAGGGACGCCAAGATGATGCTCGCCAAAACGATCGTTACCATGTACTGCGGGGCGGTTGAAGCGGAGAAAGCGGAACAAGATTTCGTTACTGTATTCCAACAAGGCGGTACACCCGAATTCGTCCCTGCCATGAAGTGGGGAAAACGGGAAGCCCCGCTTCTAGACGCTTTGGTGGAATTGAACCTATTGAAATCAAAAAGCGAGGCGAGAAGAATGATCGAACATCGAGGGGTACGGGTAAATGGGGAAATCGTAACGGATCTTCAGTTCCGGCTCAACGCGGTGGACGAACCCCTTCTCCAAGTCGGTAAACGAGTGTTCGTACGCCTCGCGCCGTAA